A region of Kribbella sp. NBC_01245 DNA encodes the following proteins:
- a CDS encoding DUF5130 family protein, with translation MPAGDAFSPDQLHDLERAVRNAENASGLHFSVYVGGADSETRPFALELLGQLDDPDRSVLVYVDPAGRRLEIVTGSQAKRVVTDVQAGLAALTMQASFAAGDLTGGLVTGVQQLGEHARQLPMLHADQIHQQGAQTK, from the coding sequence GTGCCAGCTGGTGACGCTTTCTCCCCGGACCAGCTGCACGACCTCGAGCGTGCGGTTCGCAACGCCGAGAACGCCTCCGGGCTGCACTTCTCGGTCTACGTCGGCGGTGCCGACTCCGAGACCCGGCCGTTCGCGCTGGAGTTGCTCGGTCAGCTGGACGACCCGGACCGCAGTGTCCTGGTGTACGTCGACCCGGCCGGCCGTCGGCTCGAGATCGTGACCGGCTCGCAGGCCAAGCGCGTGGTGACCGACGTACAGGCCGGCCTGGCCGCGCTGACCATGCAGGCGTCCTTCGCGGCCGGCGACCTCACCGGTGGTCTGGTGACGGGAGTCCAGCAGCTGGGCGAGCACGCCCGCCAGCTGCCGATGCTCCACGCCGACCAGATCCACCAACAAGGCGCCCAGACCAAGTAG
- a CDS encoding lytic polysaccharide monooxygenase auxiliary activity family 9 protein, which yields MLRSRKLSSACIALGAASLMVTTSVPLAYGHGFTNAPTSRAKFCQQGTVSNCGQIQWEPQSVEGPKGFPGAGPADGKLCSAGLGQFAQLDDPRGGAWPTTSVRSGQSYTFRWHLTAPHRTTNFKYYITKQGWNSNAPLTRSALDLTPFLTVNLNGAQPSTDPQHPGTIPSRSGRHLILAVWTIHDTANAFYQCSDVNFG from the coding sequence ATGCTCCGTTCGCGCAAGCTCAGTTCGGCCTGTATCGCCCTCGGCGCGGCGTCCCTGATGGTCACGACGTCGGTGCCGTTGGCCTACGGTCACGGTTTCACCAACGCACCGACCAGTCGTGCCAAGTTCTGTCAGCAGGGCACCGTCAGCAACTGCGGCCAGATCCAGTGGGAGCCGCAGAGCGTGGAAGGCCCGAAGGGCTTCCCGGGTGCCGGTCCCGCCGATGGAAAGCTCTGCTCCGCCGGTCTCGGCCAGTTCGCCCAACTGGACGACCCGCGCGGTGGCGCCTGGCCCACCACCTCGGTGCGGTCGGGACAGTCTTACACGTTCCGCTGGCACCTCACGGCGCCTCATCGCACCACGAACTTCAAGTACTACATCACCAAGCAGGGCTGGAATTCGAACGCGCCACTGACCCGGTCGGCACTGGATCTCACGCCCTTCCTCACCGTCAATCTCAACGGCGCGCAACCGTCGACCGACCCGCAACACCCCGGCACCATTCCGTCCAGGAGCGGGCGTCATCTCATCCTGGCGGTTTGGACCATTCATGACACGGCCAACGCGTTCTACCAGTGTTCGGATGTGAACTTCGGGTAA
- a CDS encoding discoidin domain-containing protein yields MPTVSWLRRWLAAVLIVVLTATVLSPVEASPRAVAELQHPRQQFLRSSTAGLFLHWGMRTSPGYTSCSAWENAVKAGGWDPAYWVTEAQKLHTQYLVLATFHSRLGYARPWPSAVPGSCRTTRDMVREVIDAATAKGLKVVLYLTDDPQWHAEGLPDGKSWLNSQAYSAYKGHNVDLTTRDGFGEFSYDLFVEAMQRYPDLAGFWIDNDNAYWERNGLYERIRRDRPSFTLSNNNEDTPIMDMISNEQKTGMSPAYDYPQAAYTAAPRLIEADFKLPSSGPWWYGGSDQSVDYKLTLGRLITNAGSSIKALMAETAMVNGKFPSKQAEFNNLADKYLGAIWPSIGGTEGGGYSFGGFKPGFWNDGAHGVTTISKTDPNLHYLHVLTRPSGSSLRIRDNGYRVTQVTNFRTGAVIAHSQSAGILTLTGISSWDPYDTVFRVTTNGRAGIIPPSSYVMSASAGSSPSNVADGNYLTYWDSNKTTPVSLRFDLGTAQRVQYVGINQREDSVSYARSSTEQSARIRDYKVYVSSNGTSWGSPIKTGTLPSRRGVVFIDLPVTTTRHVRLEVVNTHAASSDTTRYKRLRIDEAWLGTSY; encoded by the coding sequence ATGCCCACTGTGTCCTGGCTGCGCCGTTGGTTGGCAGCCGTCCTGATCGTCGTCCTTACCGCTACCGTCCTGAGCCCGGTTGAAGCGTCGCCCCGGGCCGTGGCCGAGCTGCAGCATCCGCGGCAGCAGTTCCTTCGTTCGTCGACCGCGGGGTTGTTCCTGCACTGGGGAATGCGGACCTCGCCCGGTTACACCAGTTGCAGCGCCTGGGAGAACGCCGTCAAGGCCGGCGGCTGGGATCCGGCGTACTGGGTGACGGAGGCCCAGAAGCTGCACACGCAATACCTCGTACTCGCCACGTTCCACAGCCGACTTGGGTACGCACGGCCTTGGCCATCGGCGGTGCCGGGTAGTTGCCGGACCACGCGGGACATGGTGCGCGAGGTCATCGACGCGGCCACGGCCAAGGGGCTGAAGGTCGTGCTCTACCTGACCGATGACCCGCAATGGCATGCCGAAGGGCTGCCGGACGGGAAGAGCTGGCTCAATTCGCAGGCGTATTCGGCGTACAAGGGTCACAACGTGGACCTGACCACGCGGGATGGGTTCGGCGAGTTCAGCTATGACCTGTTCGTCGAGGCGATGCAGCGGTATCCCGACCTGGCGGGGTTCTGGATCGACAACGACAACGCCTACTGGGAACGCAACGGCCTGTACGAGCGGATCCGCCGCGACCGGCCGAGCTTCACCTTGAGCAACAACAACGAGGACACGCCGATCATGGACATGATCAGCAACGAGCAGAAGACCGGCATGTCCCCGGCGTACGACTATCCGCAGGCGGCGTACACCGCGGCGCCGAGGCTGATCGAGGCCGACTTCAAGCTCCCGTCCTCCGGACCCTGGTGGTACGGCGGCTCGGACCAGTCGGTCGACTACAAGCTCACACTCGGGCGGCTGATCACGAATGCCGGGTCGTCGATCAAGGCGCTGATGGCCGAGACCGCAATGGTCAACGGCAAGTTCCCGAGCAAGCAGGCGGAATTCAACAATCTCGCTGACAAATATCTCGGCGCCATCTGGCCGTCGATCGGCGGCACCGAGGGCGGCGGGTACTCGTTCGGCGGGTTCAAACCCGGCTTCTGGAACGACGGCGCGCACGGCGTCACCACGATCAGCAAGACCGATCCGAACCTGCACTACTTGCACGTCCTCACCCGGCCGTCCGGCAGCTCGCTCCGGATCAGGGACAACGGCTATCGGGTCACCCAGGTGACGAACTTCCGCACCGGCGCGGTCATCGCCCACAGCCAGAGCGCCGGCATTCTCACGCTGACCGGCATCTCCTCGTGGGACCCGTACGACACCGTCTTCCGCGTCACGACCAACGGCCGCGCCGGGATCATCCCGCCATCGTCGTACGTGATGAGCGCGTCGGCCGGGTCGTCGCCGAGCAACGTGGCCGACGGCAACTATCTGACGTACTGGGACAGCAACAAGACCACGCCGGTCTCATTGAGGTTCGACCTGGGGACCGCCCAGCGAGTGCAGTACGTCGGGATCAACCAGCGCGAGGATTCCGTCAGTTACGCCCGCTCGTCGACTGAGCAATCGGCGCGGATCCGTGACTACAAGGTGTACGTCAGCAGCAATGGCACGTCGTGGGGTAGCCCGATCAAGACGGGTACTTTGCCGAGCCGGCGAGGCGTCGTCTTCATCGACCTGCCCGTTACGACCACTCGCCATGTCCGCCTGGAAGTCGTCAACACCCATGCGGCCTCGAGCGACACCACTCGCTACAAGCGTCTGCGCATCGACGAAGCCTGGCTCGGCACGTCGTACTAA
- a CDS encoding glycosyl hydrolase family 28 protein, with translation MESSTAGSTGMAEFNVRDYGATGNGSTNDTAAINRTINAASSAGGGTVRFPSGTYRSANSIHLKSNLTIQLDAGSTILGSPNDTYDPPEPNPYDDYQDYGHSHFRNGMITGDRLTNIAFVGSGTIDGGGNLITGNPKSGEADKIISLTRCENLTVNGIRLRRGGHFAMLTNACNNITSDGLRIETADDRDGWNVINAKHVRIVNAKIAADDDALAFKSDWALGKTYDNGDVRVSDSDLSAGCCNALMFGSETCGDFTDYRFERIRITGASKSGLGMVSMDGTTISDVHYRDITMSGTRSHIMQKIGTRRRCGDNPGVGSIHNITYTNVTGTYDGARGTAYSPTLWGEAGAANRIRNITFDNVDLTVPGGSPTMSTGVPVNDPNDYNPKAIGTRPAYGWYLRRVDGVRFVNSSVQFTANDGRPAVIANESANVVLDGIIAERGTDSPHDLGFQTVNGYCATGTNTSGGMLRIYTSSSSQNCAPAGNRAEAEQAVCQGSIDSDHGGFSGNGFCNTTNAVGASVEWTVNAPAAGTYTLALRNANGTTTNRPMSVAVNGTVVAPAQAFAPTGAWTNWQTVPVTATLQAGANTVRISATTAAGGPNIDYLERQP, from the coding sequence GTGGAGTCGTCGACCGCAGGCAGCACCGGGATGGCCGAGTTCAACGTCCGCGATTACGGTGCCACCGGCAACGGTTCGACCAACGACACCGCGGCCATCAACCGGACCATCAACGCGGCGAGCAGCGCGGGCGGCGGCACGGTCCGGTTCCCGTCCGGCACCTACCGGTCGGCGAACTCGATCCATCTGAAGAGCAACCTCACCATCCAACTGGACGCCGGATCGACGATTCTCGGTTCGCCCAACGACACCTACGATCCGCCCGAGCCCAACCCGTACGACGACTACCAGGACTACGGGCACAGCCACTTCCGCAACGGCATGATCACCGGCGACCGGTTGACCAATATCGCGTTCGTCGGCAGCGGCACCATCGACGGCGGCGGCAACCTCATCACCGGCAATCCAAAATCCGGTGAGGCCGACAAGATCATCTCGCTGACCCGCTGCGAGAACTTGACGGTCAACGGGATCCGGCTGCGCCGCGGCGGGCATTTCGCAATGCTCACCAACGCGTGCAACAACATCACGTCCGACGGGTTGCGGATCGAGACCGCCGACGATCGCGACGGCTGGAACGTGATCAACGCCAAGCACGTCCGGATCGTCAACGCGAAGATCGCGGCCGACGATGACGCGCTCGCGTTCAAGAGCGACTGGGCGCTCGGCAAGACGTACGACAACGGGGATGTCCGGGTCAGCGACTCGGACCTGTCGGCGGGCTGCTGCAACGCGTTGATGTTCGGGTCGGAGACCTGCGGTGACTTCACCGACTACCGCTTCGAGCGGATCAGGATCACCGGCGCCAGCAAGTCCGGCCTCGGCATGGTGTCGATGGACGGCACCACCATCTCCGACGTGCACTACCGCGACATCACCATGAGCGGGACACGCAGTCACATCATGCAGAAGATCGGCACCCGGCGCCGTTGCGGCGACAACCCAGGCGTCGGTTCGATCCACAACATCACCTACACGAACGTGACCGGGACGTACGACGGTGCGAGGGGTACGGCGTACAGCCCGACGTTGTGGGGTGAGGCGGGAGCCGCCAACCGGATCCGGAACATCACCTTCGACAACGTCGATCTGACCGTGCCCGGCGGCAGTCCGACCATGAGCACAGGGGTGCCGGTCAACGACCCGAACGACTACAACCCGAAGGCGATCGGCACGCGGCCGGCGTACGGGTGGTACCTGCGGCGGGTGGACGGGGTGCGGTTCGTCAACAGTTCGGTCCAGTTCACCGCGAACGACGGACGGCCCGCGGTGATCGCGAACGAGAGCGCGAACGTCGTCCTCGACGGCATCATCGCCGAACGCGGTACCGACAGCCCGCACGACCTCGGCTTCCAGACCGTCAACGGGTATTGCGCCACAGGCACCAACACCTCTGGAGGCATGCTCAGGATCTACACGAGTAGCTCGAGCCAGAACTGCGCTCCCGCGGGCAATCGCGCCGAGGCGGAACAGGCCGTCTGCCAGGGGTCGATCGACAGCGACCACGGCGGCTTCTCCGGCAACGGCTTCTGCAACACCACCAATGCCGTCGGCGCCTCGGTCGAGTGGACGGTCAACGCACCAGCGGCCGGGACCTACACACTCGCGCTCCGGAATGCCAACGGCACCACGACCAACCGGCCGATGAGCGTCGCCGTCAACGGCACGGTGGTCGCGCCCGCGCAGGCTTTCGCACCGACCGGTGCGTGGACCAACTGGCAGACGGTTCCCGTGACGGCGACCCTCCAGGCCGGCGCCAACACCGTACGGATCAGCGCGACCACAGCCGCCGGCGGCCCGAACATCGACTACCTGGAGAGGCAGCCATGA
- a CDS encoding glycoside hydrolase family 88/105 protein: protein MSSTKFLRRGLVAALTVGSLAAGVLPAAQARPDQSTTHVTTTETDWSVQVVESTMARYTPATLGGWSYTRGLYLYGQYLVYQRTKDPRYLNYLKAWVDRFVDSSGNITNSFNNLDSMLSGRLLVILHKETGQDRYKIAAAKIRNRLNTYPRTADRGFWHATSREHQLWADGVFMVNPFLAEYGRQFGDSTYADKETVDQLLVYAKRLQRSTGLLRHAYDEAREQSWANTTTGQSPEVWCRAEGWYGMATIDVLEVIRPDHPRRAELLSVLGKLIAGYARYQDPKTGRWFQVVDKGSRADNWTETSCSSMYAFTIARAVRRGYVAASYQATADRGYQGVLAKISLGTDGRTNLNDISIGTNVGNYAYYIARERATNDFHGLGAFLIMNEQLRPRAR from the coding sequence ATGTCGTCGACCAAGTTCCTTCGCCGCGGTCTGGTCGCGGCGTTGACGGTCGGCTCCCTGGCGGCGGGCGTCCTGCCCGCCGCCCAGGCGAGGCCCGACCAGAGCACAACCCACGTGACCACCACCGAGACCGACTGGTCGGTGCAAGTGGTCGAGTCCACCATGGCCAGGTATACGCCGGCCACGCTGGGCGGATGGTCGTACACCCGCGGCCTCTATCTCTACGGCCAGTACCTGGTCTACCAACGCACGAAGGACCCGAGGTACTTGAACTACCTCAAGGCCTGGGTGGACCGATTCGTCGACAGCAGCGGCAACATCACCAACAGCTTCAACAACCTCGACAGCATGTTGTCCGGCCGCCTACTGGTCATCCTGCACAAGGAGACGGGCCAGGACCGCTACAAGATCGCTGCCGCCAAGATCCGCAACCGGCTGAACACGTACCCCCGCACGGCCGACCGCGGGTTCTGGCACGCCACGAGCCGGGAGCACCAGCTCTGGGCGGACGGCGTGTTCATGGTCAACCCGTTCCTCGCGGAGTACGGCCGCCAGTTCGGCGACTCGACGTACGCCGACAAGGAGACGGTGGACCAGCTACTGGTCTACGCAAAACGGCTGCAGCGTTCGACCGGTCTGCTCCGGCATGCGTACGACGAGGCGCGTGAGCAGTCGTGGGCCAACACCACGACCGGCCAGTCGCCTGAGGTGTGGTGCCGCGCCGAAGGCTGGTACGGGATGGCCACGATCGACGTACTCGAAGTGATCCGGCCGGACCACCCGCGCCGGGCGGAACTGCTCAGCGTGCTCGGGAAGCTCATCGCCGGGTATGCCCGCTACCAGGATCCGAAGACCGGTAGGTGGTTCCAGGTTGTCGACAAGGGCAGCAGGGCCGACAACTGGACAGAGACGTCGTGCTCCAGCATGTACGCGTTCACGATCGCCAGAGCCGTGCGACGCGGGTACGTCGCGGCGTCGTACCAGGCGACAGCTGATCGCGGCTACCAAGGGGTGCTCGCGAAGATCTCCCTCGGCACCGACGGCCGGACCAACCTGAACGACATCTCGATCGGCACGAACGTCGGCAACTACGCCTACTACATCGCCCGCGAACGCGCCACGAACGACTTCCACGGCCTCGGCGCTTTCCTGATCATGAACGAGCAGCTCAGGCCGAGGGCGAGGTGA
- a CDS encoding carbohydrate-binding protein — MSGRWWGTRFVTAVVVLAAGLTAVVTSSPEPAVALDNGLARTPPMGFNNWNTTHCRADFNEAMVKGIADIFVSRGLKDAGYQYVNLDDCWALPQRNSQGNLVPDPARFPNGIKSLADYVHSKGLKFGIYTSAGTKTCNTAGFPGGLGHEQDDANLFASWGVDYLKYDNCNNQGVDAQKRYTAMRDALRNTGRPIVYSICEWGRTGPPRVWEWGKPVGNLWRTTGDISDNWTSMIGKAQANRVLAQYAGPGHWNDPDMLEVGNGGMTPTEYRTHFSLWAIMSAPLLIGSDLRKVNEDTFTILKNTDVIAIDQDKLGRQATVISSSGGLVVYGKVLANGDRAVALSNETTSTATIGTTAAALGLGGSSSYTLKDLWSKAIRTTTGSISASVPAHGTVLYRVSRAGTTTRHEAEAATFTTGTTVDKDHSGFSGLGFANTPNAVGSYVQWTVERAEAGRATLVFDYANGTSTDRPMTIAANGTPSATAKSFPGTGAWSLWRTAHLTVDLKAGTNVIRATATNSGGAPNLDYLEVATP, encoded by the coding sequence ATGAGCGGGAGGTGGTGGGGCACGAGGTTCGTCACTGCGGTGGTTGTCCTTGCCGCGGGGCTTACCGCCGTGGTGACGAGCTCACCGGAGCCGGCCGTTGCCCTGGACAACGGGTTGGCCAGGACTCCACCGATGGGCTTCAACAACTGGAACACCACCCACTGCCGGGCCGACTTCAACGAGGCGATGGTCAAGGGCATCGCCGACATCTTCGTCTCCCGCGGGCTGAAGGACGCCGGCTACCAGTACGTCAACCTCGACGACTGCTGGGCACTCCCCCAACGCAACTCCCAAGGCAACCTCGTCCCCGATCCGGCCAGGTTCCCGAACGGCATCAAGTCTTTGGCCGACTACGTGCACAGCAAGGGCTTGAAGTTCGGCATCTACACCAGCGCCGGAACGAAAACCTGCAACACCGCGGGCTTTCCCGGCGGGCTGGGCCACGAGCAGGACGACGCGAACCTCTTCGCCTCCTGGGGCGTCGACTACCTCAAGTACGACAACTGCAACAACCAGGGCGTCGACGCGCAGAAGCGGTACACGGCCATGCGCGACGCCTTACGCAACACCGGGCGGCCGATCGTCTACTCGATCTGCGAGTGGGGCCGGACCGGACCACCCCGCGTCTGGGAGTGGGGCAAACCGGTCGGGAACCTCTGGCGCACCACCGGCGACATCAGCGACAACTGGACCAGCATGATCGGCAAGGCTCAGGCCAACCGGGTGCTCGCCCAGTACGCCGGACCCGGCCACTGGAACGACCCGGACATGCTCGAAGTGGGCAACGGCGGCATGACTCCGACCGAATACCGCACTCACTTCAGCCTCTGGGCGATCATGTCGGCGCCGCTGCTGATCGGGTCCGACCTGCGCAAGGTCAACGAGGACACTTTCACGATTCTCAAGAACACCGACGTGATCGCGATCGACCAGGATAAGCTCGGCCGCCAGGCCACGGTGATCAGCTCATCCGGTGGACTCGTTGTCTACGGCAAGGTTCTCGCGAACGGTGATCGGGCCGTTGCCTTGTCCAACGAAACCACCAGCACCGCGACGATCGGCACCACCGCGGCCGCGCTAGGCCTCGGCGGCTCCTCGTCGTACACGCTGAAAGACCTGTGGAGTAAGGCGATCCGGACCACGACGGGTTCGATCAGTGCGTCGGTCCCGGCTCATGGCACCGTGCTCTACCGCGTGAGCAGGGCCGGTACGACGACGCGCCACGAAGCCGAGGCGGCGACGTTCACGACTGGCACGACGGTCGACAAGGATCACTCGGGCTTCTCCGGCCTAGGGTTTGCGAACACCCCGAACGCGGTCGGCAGTTACGTCCAGTGGACGGTCGAGCGAGCTGAGGCCGGACGAGCGACCTTGGTGTTCGACTACGCGAACGGGACCAGCACCGACCGCCCGATGACCATCGCCGCCAACGGCACCCCCTCGGCAACAGCGAAGTCCTTCCCCGGCACCGGCGCCTGGTCGTTGTGGCGAACCGCCCACCTGACCGTGGACCTGAAAGCCGGGACGAACGTCATCCGCGCCACCGCCACGAACAGCGGCGGCGCGCCCAACCTCGACTACCTGGAGGTGGCCACTCCCTGA
- a CDS encoding PQQ-dependent sugar dehydrogenase has protein sequence MKRYTAALAAVLLIIPTTANAIPAAVDYQAESGTISQGVVESNHTGYTGTGFVNYNNVTGSYVQISVNAAAAGPASLVFRFANGTTTDRPMTIAVNGTSVGAAKSFPGTGAWTTWQEVTINATLNAGANTVRATATTANGGPNLDRLRVDAPVDTQRPTAPGQPVCSDISFDSLTLTWPPSTDNVGVVAYDIYNQGQKIAEAPNTPHRLTGLRPNATYELSVFGRDAAGNVSETSPEAICTTTSDPGDPTPPTAPGQPTASNVGQTSATLSWGASTDNRGVTRYDIRNTTDTVVDSVTGTPPATTKQLTSLACNTAYTLHVVAKDAAGNTSPRSGTVNFTTGTCAGGNNPGTPTQVSSGWSIPWDVNFAPSGAFALVTERDNFRVYKINKDGSGKTQVGTVPNSQTTSGEGGLMGVAFSPTWNGTTDQEVFFMHTSTDNNRIAKMNFNGTSLSGYSVVLNGMRKSRYHNGGRLRFGPDGYIYVAIGDSQQSNLAQDRNSLNGKILRITKSGAPAPGNPFGTAIYSLGHRNPQGLAWDSAGRLWSSELGNSSVDELNLILPGRNYGWPTCEGNCSVSGMTNPKRTWSTSSASPSGLAFANGALYMAALRGERLYRIVLNGESVSSVTSHWTGTYGRLRAVNKVPGENAIWFGTTNADNNGGEPDGSDKLFRSNLS, from the coding sequence ATGAAGCGCTACACAGCGGCCTTAGCGGCCGTCCTCCTGATCATCCCCACTACGGCCAACGCAATACCCGCCGCCGTTGACTACCAAGCCGAGAGCGGCACGATCTCCCAAGGGGTGGTCGAGTCCAACCACACCGGCTACACCGGTACGGGGTTCGTCAACTACAACAACGTGACCGGCAGCTACGTCCAGATCTCGGTGAACGCGGCCGCCGCCGGACCGGCGAGCCTGGTCTTCCGGTTCGCCAACGGCACCACCACCGACCGCCCGATGACCATCGCGGTCAACGGCACCAGCGTCGGCGCGGCCAAGTCGTTCCCCGGCACCGGCGCGTGGACCACCTGGCAAGAGGTCACGATCAACGCGACGTTGAACGCCGGCGCCAACACCGTGCGCGCCACCGCCACAACCGCGAACGGCGGCCCGAACCTCGACCGCCTGCGAGTAGACGCACCCGTCGACACCCAACGGCCGACCGCACCAGGTCAACCGGTGTGCAGCGATATCAGCTTCGACTCGTTGACGCTGACCTGGCCGCCTTCGACCGACAACGTCGGAGTTGTTGCCTATGACATCTACAACCAAGGCCAGAAGATCGCCGAGGCGCCGAACACGCCGCACCGGCTGACGGGTCTCCGGCCGAACGCCACCTATGAGCTAAGCGTCTTCGGTCGCGATGCCGCGGGCAACGTGTCGGAGACGAGCCCGGAGGCGATCTGTACGACGACCTCGGACCCGGGCGATCCGACCCCGCCGACCGCGCCGGGCCAACCGACCGCGTCCAACGTCGGGCAGACCTCCGCGACCTTGAGCTGGGGCGCATCGACGGACAACCGGGGTGTCACGCGGTACGACATTCGCAACACCACCGACACCGTCGTCGACTCCGTCACCGGCACCCCGCCGGCCACGACCAAGCAGCTCACCTCGCTCGCCTGCAACACGGCGTACACCTTGCACGTGGTGGCGAAAGATGCCGCGGGCAACACTTCGCCTCGCAGCGGCACGGTCAACTTCACCACCGGAACGTGTGCCGGGGGCAACAACCCGGGTACGCCGACACAGGTGTCGAGTGGCTGGTCGATCCCGTGGGACGTCAACTTCGCCCCGAGTGGCGCGTTCGCCCTGGTGACCGAGCGGGACAACTTCCGGGTCTACAAGATCAACAAGGACGGCTCCGGCAAGACCCAGGTCGGCACCGTGCCGAACAGCCAGACCACCAGCGGAGAGGGCGGCCTGATGGGCGTCGCGTTCTCCCCGACCTGGAACGGCACCACCGACCAGGAGGTGTTCTTCATGCACACCTCGACGGACAACAACCGCATCGCCAAGATGAACTTCAACGGCACCAGCCTGTCCGGATACAGCGTGGTGCTGAACGGCATGCGGAAGAGCCGCTACCACAACGGCGGCCGGCTGCGCTTCGGTCCCGACGGCTACATCTACGTCGCGATCGGCGACTCGCAGCAGAGCAACCTGGCCCAGGACAGGAACTCGCTGAACGGCAAGATCCTGCGCATCACCAAGTCCGGCGCACCCGCACCGGGCAACCCGTTCGGCACGGCGATCTATAGCCTCGGTCACCGCAACCCGCAGGGCCTGGCCTGGGACTCCGCCGGCCGGCTCTGGTCGTCGGAACTGGGCAACTCCAGCGTCGACGAGCTCAACCTGATCCTGCCCGGGCGCAACTACGGCTGGCCGACATGTGAGGGCAACTGCAGCGTCTCGGGTATGACCAACCCCAAGCGAACCTGGTCGACCTCGTCGGCCTCACCGAGCGGGCTGGCCTTCGCGAACGGCGCGCTCTACATGGCGGCACTCCGTGGTGAGCGGCTGTACCGGATCGTGCTCAACGGAGAGAGCGTCAGCTCCGTCACCTCGCATTGGACCGGCACGTACGGCCGCCTGCGCGCGGTCAACAAGGTGCCGGGCGAGAACGCGATCTGGTTCGGCACGACCAACGCCGACAACAACGGCGGCGAACCCGACGGCTCCGACAAGTTGTTCCGGTCCAACCTCTCCTAG
- the ctaJ gene encoding aa3-type cytochrome oxidase subunit CtaJ translates to MIAQLSGHTVAVFVGIPALIVAVVALLVYASSIAKGPRYRPGLSWWAPPVWIGGPGDRTTTTAPELTAGEAAAKTVVVQSPGGASASW, encoded by the coding sequence GTGATTGCTCAGCTCTCCGGCCACACCGTGGCGGTGTTCGTCGGGATACCGGCCCTGATCGTTGCCGTGGTGGCGCTGCTCGTGTACGCGTCGTCCATCGCCAAGGGCCCGCGCTACCGCCCGGGCCTGTCCTGGTGGGCCCCGCCGGTCTGGATCGGTGGACCTGGCGACCGGACCACCACGACCGCACCCGAACTGACCGCAGGCGAAGCGGCTGCCAAGACCGTCGTCGTTCAGAGCCCTGGAGGCGCAAGTGCCAGCTGGTGA